In Chryseobacterium shigense, the following proteins share a genomic window:
- a CDS encoding membrane-binding protein, translating into MKKLFTTAVLALFLSISINAQEKIYFDENWEKTTQDKMEFYRETAAKGKLTLIKDFYKNGKLQMEGLASDPTPGSEVYDGKVTWYNPEGKINSTATFSGGKQVGPSQTFDDKGRPLEDLVYSADGNFKGKSYMYKNIENESYFNSYTVYESSTESRTIVYDNDIKGIRYETVTDKDGNSETKYYGENGKYIGTSSSKNTDNNLLVEYYPNPMRVSKIEKYKNDGSIKEVVIYGKNGKILQEQKMNKKDGYKTTYDGNGNKVAHLTYTYDKDSDSLIPQEGEDHQFINDYSLVSLINVYKNSSLVLNRFFDENGKLSSEKIIKDDVTQEIKYYTPDGNLKSNITYKDDLPYNGILYEGVTEEHYKNGLLVLSKFFWDDNTLRSEKKLNAKQDGYDSTVYNEKGTLLFAYSQPLEEPEGFTAQVVQYAKGKAVNKSVFKDGILQSGKIKVKGEQGIKELERSGKWIIVKVYNADGQLIQDAKVLADNEESDIFTVIQTRMHEQYLLDGFD; encoded by the coding sequence ATGAAAAAATTATTTACAACAGCAGTTCTTGCCCTGTTTCTGAGTATCAGTATAAATGCCCAGGAAAAGATCTATTTTGATGAAAACTGGGAGAAAACCACTCAGGATAAAATGGAATTTTACAGGGAAACCGCAGCCAAAGGTAAGCTTACACTAATCAAAGACTTTTATAAAAACGGAAAACTTCAAATGGAAGGCCTTGCTTCGGACCCTACACCGGGTAGTGAGGTGTATGACGGTAAAGTAACCTGGTACAACCCCGAAGGAAAAATAAACAGCACAGCAACTTTTTCCGGCGGGAAGCAGGTGGGACCTTCCCAGACTTTTGACGACAAAGGAAGGCCTCTGGAAGATCTGGTGTACAGCGCAGACGGTAACTTCAAGGGCAAATCCTATATGTATAAGAATATAGAGAATGAATCCTACTTTAACTCTTATACAGTATATGAAAGTTCCACAGAGTCCAGAACTATTGTGTATGATAACGATATTAAAGGAATCAGGTACGAAACTGTAACAGACAAGGACGGAAACAGTGAAACTAAATATTACGGTGAAAATGGCAAATATATAGGAACAAGCTCTTCTAAAAACACTGATAATAATCTTCTCGTAGAATACTATCCTAACCCTATGAGGGTTTCAAAAATTGAGAAATACAAAAATGACGGAAGTATAAAGGAAGTTGTTATTTACGGGAAAAACGGAAAAATCCTGCAGGAACAGAAAATGAACAAAAAAGACGGCTACAAAACAACATATGACGGAAACGGCAACAAAGTAGCACATCTTACCTATACCTATGATAAAGATTCTGATTCCCTGATCCCTCAGGAAGGGGAAGACCACCAGTTTATCAACGACTATTCGCTTGTTTCCCTGATCAATGTTTATAAAAACAGTTCTCTGGTTCTTAATAGGTTTTTTGACGAAAACGGAAAACTGTCTTCAGAGAAAATTATCAAGGATGATGTAACGCAGGAAATCAAATATTACACCCCGGACGGAAATCTGAAAAGCAACATCACGTATAAGGATGACCTGCCTTATAATGGTATTTTATATGAAGGAGTTACCGAGGAACATTATAAAAACGGGCTTTTGGTTTTATCTAAATTTTTCTGGGATGATAACACTCTGAGATCTGAAAAAAAGCTCAATGCCAAACAGGACGGTTATGATTCAACGGTATATAATGAAAAAGGTACGCTGTTGTTTGCCTACAGCCAGCCATTAGAAGAACCTGAAGGTTTTACCGCCCAGGTTGTTCAGTATGCTAAAGGCAAGGCGGTGAATAAATCGGTTTTTAAAGATGGTATCCTGCAAAGCGGTAAAATTAAAGTTAAGGGCGAACAGGGCATAAAAGAACTCGAACGCAGCGGAAAATGGATAATTGTAAAAGTTTACAACGCAGACGGCCAGCTTATCCAGGACGCCAAAGTCCTGGCTGACAATGAAGAAAGTGATATTTTCACGGTCATTCAGACCAGGATGCATGAGCAGTATTTGCTTGACGGTTTTGATTAG
- a CDS encoding CoA transferase subunit A, giving the protein MIDKRVKNATEAIEGINDGMTLMLGGFGLCGIPENSINALVESDVKDLTCISNNAGVDDFGLGLLLHKRQIKKMISSYVGENAEFERQMLSGELDVELTPQGTLAEKCRAAQAGIPAFYTPAGYGTEIAEGKEVKDFDGKPHILEHAYKADFSIVKAWKGDYAGNLIFKGSARNFNHPMAGAAKVTIAEVEELVEPGELDPNEIHIPGIMIQRIFQGEKFEKRIEQRTVRSKE; this is encoded by the coding sequence ATGATAGATAAAAGAGTAAAAAATGCCACAGAAGCCATCGAAGGAATTAATGATGGAATGACTTTAATGCTGGGGGGATTTGGCCTTTGCGGTATCCCTGAAAACTCCATCAATGCTTTAGTGGAAAGCGATGTAAAAGACTTAACGTGCATTTCAAACAATGCAGGAGTCGATGATTTCGGGCTGGGATTATTGCTTCATAAAAGACAGATCAAAAAAATGATCTCCTCATATGTAGGGGAAAATGCAGAATTCGAAAGGCAGATGCTTTCCGGAGAACTGGACGTTGAACTTACTCCACAGGGAACTTTAGCTGAAAAATGCAGGGCGGCACAGGCTGGAATTCCTGCTTTTTATACTCCTGCAGGATACGGAACAGAAATAGCAGAAGGTAAAGAAGTCAAAGATTTTGACGGGAAACCTCATATTCTTGAACACGCTTATAAAGCAGATTTTTCAATTGTAAAAGCCTGGAAAGGAGATTATGCCGGAAACCTTATCTTTAAGGGTTCTGCCAGAAATTTCAATCATCCGATGGCTGGCGCTGCAAAAGTCACCATTGCTGAAGTAGAAGAGTTGGTAGAACCGGGAGAATTAGATCCCAACGAGATCCATATTCCGGGAATCATGATCCAAAGAATCTTCCAGGGAGAGAAATTTGAAAAAAGAATAGAGCAGAGAACAGTCAGAAGCAAAGAATAA
- a CDS encoding ABC transporter ATP-binding protein: MKILLRYLRPYQWLIVISLLLAAINQVFSLFAPAITGNILDQLVTHPNFFDKEKFLPRSLNEYLYGSPAYHGAFYFLGLLIGTAMVSRIAKAFQDYAVSVITQKFGAKIFTDGLKHSMALPYQEFEDQRSGETLSILTKVREDSVKFITNFINIFFGILVSIIFVSVYAIRLHWSIMPVYICGIFLIAFVTNLLSKRIKGIQKNIVSETTALAGSTTESLRNIEIVKSLGLTSQEVIRLNNNTYKILGLELRKVKSIRSLSFIQGTMVNFLQQLITLTLLFLIFKNVVTPGQYLSLMFYGFFIFGPMQEIGNIIISYREAEASLQNFDRLMKKDVEEKPLHPKQIGAIEELEFKHVSFKHQSAQYKALNNISFDVKNGETIAFVGPSGSGKSTLVKLLVGLYRPQEGNIFYNSINGKEFDFDELRNQIGFVTQDTQLFAGTIKENLLFVNPQATESELAVALEKSSCTALLQRAEKGIETVIGEGGLKLSGGEKQRIAIARALLRKPHLLIFDEATSALDSITEEEITSTIKSISKEREQITVLIAHRLSTIMHADRIYVLERGQVVEMGSHDNLIAEKGLYYAMWRQQIGERKMLNPQA, encoded by the coding sequence ATGAAAATACTTTTAAGATACCTTAGGCCTTACCAATGGTTAATTGTCATTTCTTTGCTTCTGGCAGCCATTAATCAGGTTTTTTCTTTGTTTGCTCCGGCTATTACGGGTAATATTCTGGATCAGTTGGTTACCCATCCTAACTTCTTTGATAAGGAAAAGTTCCTTCCGAGAAGCCTGAACGAATATTTATATGGAAGCCCGGCTTATCACGGTGCTTTTTACTTTTTAGGATTACTTATCGGAACAGCTATGGTGAGCAGAATTGCCAAGGCTTTTCAGGATTATGCGGTAAGTGTTATTACGCAAAAGTTTGGTGCAAAAATCTTTACGGATGGTTTAAAACACTCTATGGCGCTGCCTTACCAGGAATTTGAGGATCAGAGAAGTGGTGAGACTTTATCTATCCTGACGAAAGTAAGGGAGGATTCTGTAAAGTTCATTACCAATTTTATTAATATTTTCTTTGGTATTTTGGTGAGTATTATTTTCGTTTCCGTGTATGCGATCCGTCTCCATTGGTCGATCATGCCGGTATATATCTGCGGAATTTTCCTGATTGCATTTGTCACCAATTTACTGAGCAAAAGAATAAAGGGCATCCAGAAAAATATCGTTTCGGAAACTACGGCTTTAGCAGGAAGTACCACGGAAAGCTTAAGAAATATAGAAATTGTCAAGAGTCTGGGATTAACGAGTCAGGAAGTAATCCGTCTAAATAATAATACATATAAAATTCTGGGACTTGAGCTCAGAAAGGTTAAAAGCATCCGTTCTTTAAGCTTTATCCAGGGAACGATGGTGAATTTTCTTCAACAATTAATCACCCTGACCTTGTTATTCCTGATTTTTAAAAATGTAGTTACTCCCGGGCAGTATCTGTCTCTTATGTTTTACGGTTTCTTTATTTTCGGGCCGATGCAGGAGATCGGGAATATCATTATTTCTTACCGTGAAGCAGAAGCATCTCTTCAGAATTTTGACCGTTTAATGAAAAAAGATGTGGAAGAAAAACCGCTTCATCCAAAACAAATCGGTGCTATTGAGGAGCTGGAATTTAAGCATGTTTCTTTTAAACATCAATCTGCTCAGTATAAGGCTTTAAATAATATTTCTTTTGATGTTAAAAATGGAGAAACCATTGCTTTTGTGGGGCCAAGCGGTTCCGGAAAGAGTACACTGGTAAAATTGCTGGTTGGGCTTTACAGGCCTCAGGAAGGGAATATTTTTTACAATTCCATCAACGGAAAGGAATTTGATTTTGATGAATTAAGAAACCAGATTGGCTTTGTAACGCAGGATACCCAGCTTTTTGCAGGAACTATCAAAGAAAACCTACTTTTTGTTAATCCACAGGCTACGGAATCTGAGCTGGCTGTTGCTCTAGAAAAATCCAGCTGCACCGCCTTGTTACAAAGAGCTGAAAAGGGTATTGAAACTGTTATTGGAGAGGGCGGGCTGAAACTGAGTGGCGGGGAAAAACAAAGAATCGCCATTGCCAGAGCGCTTTTAAGGAAACCTCATTTATTGATTTTTGATGAAGCAACATCTGCTTTGGACAGTATCACTGAAGAGGAAATAACTTCCACTATAAAAAGTATTTCGAAAGAAAGAGAGCAAATTACCGTTCTGATTGCCCACCGCTTAAGTACTATTATGCATGCGGACAGGATCTATGTTCTGGAGCGCGGACAGGTTGTAGAAATGGGATCCCACGATAATTTAATTGCTGAAAAAGGACTATACTACGCCATGTGGCGACAACAGATCGGGGAAAGAAAAATGCTTAACCCTCAAGCATAA
- a CDS encoding CoA transferase subunit B: MLTKEQIAKRISKELKDRYYVNLGIGIPTLVANYVPEGISVEFQSENGVLGMGPFPFEGEEDADIINAGKQTITILPGGSFFDSAFSFGMIRGQKVDLTILGAMEVSENGDIANWKIPGKMVKGMGGAMDLVASAENIIVAMMHVNKAGESKILKKCTLPLTGVNCVKRVVTELAVLDVTPAGFKLVERAPGVSVEHIIKSTEADLIIEGEIPEMQF, encoded by the coding sequence ATGCTTACAAAAGAACAAATTGCCAAAAGAATTTCAAAAGAACTGAAAGATCGTTACTATGTAAACCTGGGAATAGGAATTCCCACTCTGGTTGCCAACTATGTTCCGGAAGGTATTTCCGTAGAATTCCAGAGTGAAAACGGAGTCCTGGGGATGGGGCCTTTCCCTTTCGAAGGTGAAGAAGATGCAGATATCATCAATGCAGGAAAACAAACTATTACGATCCTTCCAGGAGGTTCATTTTTTGATTCCGCATTCAGTTTCGGGATGATCCGCGGCCAGAAGGTAGATCTTACTATCCTGGGAGCGATGGAGGTTTCAGAAAACGGAGATATTGCCAACTGGAAGATCCCCGGAAAAATGGTAAAAGGAATGGGAGGCGCAATGGATCTTGTAGCTTCTGCAGAAAATATTATCGTTGCTATGATGCACGTGAACAAAGCCGGAGAAAGCAAAATTCTTAAGAAATGTACCCTTCCGCTTACAGGTGTTAACTGTGTGAAAAGAGTGGTAACAGAATTAGCGGTATTGGATGTTACTCCAGCCGGATTCAAACTTGTGGAAAGGGCTCCGGGAGTTTCAGTAGAGCATATCATCAAATCAACAGAAGCAGATCTGATCATTGAAGGTGAAATTCCTGAAATGCAATTCTAA
- a CDS encoding DUF4197 domain-containing protein translates to MRKNILFAAGLLFSVSAQAQLMDIIKSTVKNQTGIDLENPTKPKTSTTGTTSTTTTTTSTQNSSVNLGNLTSTQISSGLKEALSLGVTDGVKKLALTDGFLKNEAVKILMPEKLRKIDTTLRSIGMGSLADEGVKLLNRAAEDAVTEAAPIFTKAITSMTITDAKNILLGSDNAATSYLQSKTQSQLFTAFQPKVKASLGKVGADTVWKNLISKYNTFTGQSVTTDLNEYVTTETINGVFKMVADKESGIRNTPAMRTTSILQKVFGAQDGK, encoded by the coding sequence ATGAGAAAAAATATTCTATTCGCTGCAGGGTTATTATTTTCAGTTTCTGCACAGGCACAATTGATGGATATTATTAAATCTACAGTTAAGAACCAAACCGGAATTGACCTTGAAAATCCTACAAAGCCTAAAACCTCTACAACAGGTACCACAAGCACTACAACTACTACGACCTCAACTCAAAATTCTTCTGTCAATCTGGGGAACCTTACTTCAACACAGATTTCTTCAGGATTAAAGGAAGCATTGAGCCTTGGGGTAACTGATGGTGTAAAGAAACTGGCTTTAACCGATGGCTTTTTAAAGAATGAAGCTGTAAAGATTTTAATGCCTGAAAAGTTAAGAAAAATAGATACTACCCTGCGTTCTATAGGAATGGGAAGTCTTGCTGATGAAGGTGTAAAACTGTTGAACAGAGCTGCTGAAGATGCGGTAACAGAGGCTGCTCCTATTTTTACCAAAGCTATTACCTCAATGACAATCACAGATGCTAAAAATATTTTATTGGGGAGTGATAATGCTGCAACCAGTTATTTACAGTCCAAGACGCAAAGCCAGCTGTTTACAGCTTTCCAGCCAAAGGTAAAAGCTTCTCTGGGAAAAGTGGGTGCAGATACAGTCTGGAAAAACCTGATCTCTAAATACAATACTTTTACAGGACAGTCTGTAACAACGGATCTTAATGAATATGTTACCACAGAAACTATTAACGGGGTATTTAAAATGGTAGCAGATAAAGAAAGCGGGATCAGAAATACGCCGGCCATGAGAACGACTTCTATTTTACAGAAGGTTTTTGGGGCTCAGGATGGGAAATAA
- a CDS encoding family 20 glycosylhydrolase: MRRFLFMCSVIFSTVFHAQKKPDLIPYPQSVTMQKGKFIIPETLILSDKLPKEETEYFKKRLGSRIKFQNSSKIEGADMIYVPIPQLKTPIDPEHKEKYLIDISSKRIFITANTNQGYFLALQTLIQLFEEHKEDKEIPAMEINDYPKFAWRGMHLDVCRHFFNVDEVKQYIDYLAMYKLNTFHWHLTDDQGWRIEIKKYPKLTQTGSKRKESMIGAYVDNTFDGKPYGPYFYTQEQIKEVIKYAEQRHITIVPEIEMPGHALAALSAYPELACTKGPFESATKWGVFDDVFCPKEETFTFLENVLDEVIALFPSQYIHIGGDECPKTRWKECSHCQELIKKNNLKDEHGLQSYFIHRIEKYVNSKGRKIIGWDEILEGGLAPNAAVMSWTGVNGGIEAAKSGHFAVMTPGAYCYFDHYQGDPQSEPNAFGGFTPLEKVYSYDPVPAELNAEQAKYILGVQANLWTEYITGFKQVEYMIFPRLMALSEVGWGTADSKNYKEFEGRVIRQFKVLDKMKVNYAKSIYNISGKVLPASNGIAYELTVSQNPEGIRYTTDGTEPSISSQIYQGPVAVSKSLTVKSAYFEDGKLKSAVSSQEFTVSKTTGKKITLEQQPSENYSFGGAFTLVDGIIGNTRQLGKTWLGFQGKDVIATIDFGQKTAFSEVYFNTLENKGSWIHLAKSAQIFISDDGTNFKLIKEIGENEILNSKGKIKLNVGNQNSKYIRLTIENAGIIPAGNPGADSKAWLFVDEIGAN; encoded by the coding sequence ATGCGACGTTTTCTTTTTATGTGTTCTGTTATTTTTTCCACCGTTTTTCATGCTCAGAAGAAGCCTGATCTGATCCCTTATCCTCAAAGTGTAACTATGCAGAAAGGCAAGTTCATCATTCCCGAAACACTCATACTGAGTGATAAACTTCCCAAAGAAGAAACAGAATACTTCAAAAAACGTCTTGGTTCCCGGATTAAATTTCAGAACAGCAGTAAAATAGAAGGAGCTGATATGATATACGTTCCGATTCCGCAACTAAAGACCCCGATTGATCCTGAACATAAAGAAAAATATCTTATTGATATTTCCTCCAAAAGAATTTTTATAACTGCTAATACAAATCAGGGTTATTTTCTGGCACTTCAAACATTAATTCAATTATTTGAAGAGCATAAAGAAGATAAAGAAATTCCAGCTATGGAAATTAATGACTATCCTAAATTTGCGTGGAGAGGAATGCATCTTGACGTTTGCCGTCATTTCTTCAACGTTGATGAGGTGAAACAGTATATTGATTATCTGGCCATGTATAAGCTGAATACCTTTCACTGGCACCTTACAGACGATCAGGGATGGAGAATTGAGATCAAAAAATACCCAAAGCTTACCCAGACCGGATCAAAACGTAAAGAATCCATGATTGGTGCTTACGTTGATAATACTTTTGACGGAAAGCCTTATGGGCCCTATTTCTACACCCAGGAACAGATTAAAGAAGTTATTAAATATGCTGAACAGAGGCACATTACCATAGTTCCCGAGATTGAAATGCCAGGTCATGCTTTGGCCGCTTTGTCAGCCTATCCTGAACTTGCCTGTACAAAAGGGCCGTTTGAGTCCGCTACAAAATGGGGCGTTTTTGATGATGTCTTCTGCCCGAAAGAAGAAACATTCACCTTTCTGGAAAATGTTCTGGATGAAGTTATAGCGCTATTTCCCTCCCAATATATTCACATTGGCGGAGATGAATGTCCGAAAACAAGATGGAAAGAATGTTCCCACTGCCAGGAACTCATCAAAAAGAATAATTTGAAGGACGAACATGGTTTACAAAGCTATTTCATCCATAGAATTGAAAAATATGTCAACAGCAAAGGCAGAAAGATTATCGGCTGGGACGAAATCCTTGAAGGAGGTCTGGCTCCAAATGCTGCCGTAATGAGCTGGACAGGCGTAAACGGTGGAATAGAAGCCGCAAAATCCGGGCATTTTGCTGTAATGACACCGGGAGCTTATTGTTATTTCGATCATTATCAGGGAGATCCACAGTCAGAACCCAATGCTTTCGGAGGATTTACCCCTTTAGAAAAAGTCTATTCCTATGATCCTGTTCCTGCAGAGCTGAACGCAGAACAGGCAAAATATATCTTAGGAGTCCAGGCTAATTTATGGACAGAATATATTACCGGTTTTAAGCAGGTAGAATACATGATATTCCCAAGACTGATGGCACTTTCGGAAGTTGGATGGGGCACTGCTGATTCTAAGAACTATAAAGAATTTGAAGGAAGGGTAATCAGGCAGTTCAAAGTTCTGGATAAAATGAAAGTGAATTATGCCAAAAGCATTTATAACATTTCAGGAAAAGTACTTCCGGCCAGTAATGGTATTGCCTATGAGCTCACAGTATCGCAAAATCCAGAGGGAATACGATATACAACAGACGGAACAGAACCTTCCATAAGTTCACAGATCTATCAGGGGCCTGTTGCTGTTTCGAAATCTTTAACCGTTAAATCTGCCTATTTTGAGGATGGAAAGCTGAAAAGTGCCGTTTCTTCACAGGAATTTACGGTTTCCAAAACAACGGGAAAAAAAATTACACTGGAACAGCAACCGAGTGAAAATTACTCTTTTGGCGGAGCTTTTACGCTGGTAGACGGAATTATAGGAAATACAAGACAGTTGGGTAAAACATGGCTGGGTTTCCAGGGAAAAGATGTTATAGCAACAATTGATTTTGGACAGAAAACAGCATTTTCAGAAGTTTATTTTAATACATTGGAAAACAAAGGAAGCTGGATTCATCTTGCAAAATCTGCACAGATTTTTATTTCTGATGATGGGACAAATTTCAAACTGATCAAAGAAATCGGGGAAAACGAGATCTTGAATTCAAAAGGAAAAATAAAGCTCAATGTAGGAAATCAGAATTCAAAATATATTAGGCTTACAATAGAAAATGCAGGTATTATTCCTGCCGGAAACCCCGGTGCAGATTCAAAAGCGTGGTTATTCGTTGATGAAATTGGTGCAAATTAG
- a CDS encoding isoaspartyl peptidase/L-asparaginase family protein, translating into MQSRRNFIKKTAAASLALAVNPLDLIAGELPENHSTAGKPIVLSTWNFGLKANEEAWTILGKGGKALDAVEKGVRLVESDPSERSVGYGGRPDRDGRVTLDACIMDENYNIGSVACLEYVKNPISVARAVMEKTPHVMLVGDGALQFALSQGFKKENLLTPDSEKEWKEWLKTSEYKPVANIENHDTIGMIALDAQGNLSGACTTSGMAFKMHGRVGDSPIIGAGLFVDNEVGAATATGHGEEVIRTVGTHLVVELMRQGRNPQQACKEAVERIVKIARRRNKNLKDIQVGFIALNKKGEYGSYCIQDGFNFAVYDQKGNRLEKPEFALK; encoded by the coding sequence ATGCAAAGTAGACGAAACTTCATCAAAAAAACGGCTGCTGCTTCTCTGGCACTTGCCGTAAATCCACTGGATCTGATTGCCGGAGAACTGCCCGAAAACCATTCAACAGCCGGAAAACCTATTGTTCTTTCCACCTGGAATTTCGGACTGAAAGCAAACGAAGAAGCATGGACCATTCTGGGAAAAGGCGGGAAAGCCCTTGATGCAGTAGAAAAAGGAGTCCGTCTCGTAGAATCAGATCCGTCTGAAAGAAGTGTAGGCTATGGAGGTCGTCCGGACAGGGATGGCAGGGTTACGCTGGATGCCTGTATTATGGACGAAAACTATAATATCGGTTCAGTTGCCTGTTTGGAATATGTTAAAAATCCTATTTCCGTAGCAAGAGCAGTGATGGAAAAAACACCCCATGTTATGCTGGTTGGTGATGGAGCGCTGCAATTTGCATTATCGCAGGGATTTAAAAAAGAAAACCTTCTTACTCCCGATTCAGAAAAAGAATGGAAAGAGTGGTTGAAAACGAGCGAATACAAGCCGGTTGCCAATATTGAAAACCATGATACCATCGGAATGATCGCCCTTGATGCCCAGGGAAACCTTTCCGGAGCCTGCACTACCAGCGGAATGGCCTTTAAAATGCATGGAAGGGTAGGAGATTCCCCCATCATTGGTGCTGGTTTATTTGTAGATAATGAAGTGGGGGCTGCTACAGCTACAGGTCATGGCGAAGAGGTGATCCGTACAGTAGGAACCCATCTTGTGGTTGAACTGATGAGACAGGGCAGAAACCCTCAGCAAGCCTGTAAAGAAGCGGTAGAAAGAATTGTAAAAATTGCCCGGAGAAGAAATAAAAACCTGAAAGATATCCAGGTTGGTTTTATTGCTTTAAATAAAAAAGGAGAATATGGCTCTTACTGTATACAGGACGGATTTAATTTTGCAGTATACGATCAGAAAGGGAACCGTCTGGAAAAACCGGAATTTGCCTTGAAATAA
- a CDS encoding copper homeostasis protein CutC: MSKIEIACFNPESALIAFENGADRIELCDGLSEGGTTPGFETTRELRAKINIPVFVMIRPRGGNFIYSEAEFEQMQKDLLQLKSLKVDGFVFGILDENDKVHTEHNRILVEMANPLPCTFHRAFDRADDLEDSLEKVIDCGFKTILTSGQKPNVSEGKENLKKLVELSAGRIEILVGGGLRSTNIEEIREFTNAGYFHSSAITDGGAFANADEVIALKNK; this comes from the coding sequence ATGTCAAAAATAGAAATTGCATGCTTCAATCCGGAATCGGCATTAATTGCCTTTGAAAATGGAGCCGACAGAATAGAATTGTGTGACGGGCTGAGCGAAGGCGGAACAACCCCCGGTTTTGAAACTACTAGAGAACTGAGAGCAAAAATAAACATCCCGGTTTTTGTAATGATCCGCCCAAGAGGAGGAAATTTCATCTATTCAGAGGCTGAATTTGAACAGATGCAAAAGGACCTGCTCCAACTAAAATCTCTGAAAGTAGACGGTTTTGTTTTTGGAATTCTGGATGAAAATGATAAGGTACACACAGAGCATAACAGAATTCTGGTCGAAATGGCAAACCCTCTTCCATGTACTTTTCACCGTGCTTTCGACAGGGCAGATGATCTTGAAGATTCCCTGGAAAAAGTCATTGATTGTGGCTTTAAAACAATTCTCACTTCAGGTCAGAAGCCCAACGTTTCCGAAGGAAAGGAAAATTTAAAAAAACTGGTTGAACTTTCCGCCGGGAGAATTGAAATTCTGGTCGGTGGCGGACTTCGTTCTACCAATATTGAAGAAATCCGGGAATTTACAAATGCAGGTTACTTTCATTCTTCAGCAATTACGGATGGTGGGGCTTTTGCCAATGCAGATGAAGTTATTGCTTTGAAAAATAAATAG
- a CDS encoding GxxExxY protein has translation MTENEISYKIIGAAIEVHKNLGVGLLEKAYETALVYELKQLGMDVKQQISLPLKYKEVTVENAYIIDLIIENKVIVEIKAVLELNPVFYSQVLTYLKLTDLKLGLLINFNSELIKYGIHRIVNKLINE, from the coding sequence ATGACAGAAAACGAAATATCCTATAAAATAATAGGAGCCGCAATAGAAGTACATAAAAATTTAGGAGTTGGATTACTGGAAAAAGCCTACGAAACAGCTCTGGTTTATGAACTGAAACAACTGGGAATGGATGTGAAACAACAGATTTCCCTCCCCTTAAAGTATAAAGAAGTTACAGTAGAAAATGCTTATATAATTGATTTAATAATTGAAAATAAGGTTATTGTTGAAATAAAAGCAGTCCTTGAGTTGAATCCTGTTTTTTACTCGCAGGTTTTAACCTATCTGAAACTAACTGATCTGAAGCTGGGGCTACTGATAAATTTTAATAGTGAACTTATTAAATATGGGATCCACAGAATTGTAAACAAACTTATTAATGAATAA